The following nucleotide sequence is from Acyrthosiphon pisum isolate AL4f chromosome A2, pea_aphid_22Mar2018_4r6ur, whole genome shotgun sequence.
ttttacaatggtgtttatttttttttttttatttttttttttatattctgtatacaaaatttctaccagaaggaatcCTTCGATTTacacatatagtatcttatcttttagaaaattggaccaagatggtactttagagaggtcatttttcgattttctcaatagttatttaatgccatgggaaaaagtaatgaaaaattatgaaaaaacgctaaaaatgggattataatttctaacgctttgtttatcaccatagaaacgaataaaaaattataatattttaatattaattcaacttacatgataaaataaataataacaaaccgtctccgctcagaatcgtttttcttatacaatgatattatatcattgaattcaggtCTAATTcaagacccacttgtaatctactgtacagcagagcgacatccacttacctgctttttatatATGTcactaatttgttaatatttttacacttagACTTAGATTTTTAACTGTGACTTCTATGGCAATtgtaaaaactcaaaatattgtgaaaattaaagcattgaaaaatgattaaattttcaTCTCAGTGAATTTAAGGTTTTTAGCACATACAATTTACAAcattagaaacaaaaaatatgtccATAAATGACAGTTTGAAAATCTTTGAAACAGCGATGGAGAAATTAAAACTCATAAGAGGAAAAATAGGAAGTTTCGTAAAAAAGAACATTCAtgctgtaaccaaaaaaaatcctggctttattgatcttaaaacaatcaattaattattataggtaatgattttagatttaatactCAAGAGGATGTGacacccgcatgcgttgtctccgtcccACCatatatgttcagaaattttggaACCACTACTACtatacaaacacagaaagataaaagttgtcccgcgcaaaacagtttttgctatgttgtatatttgtaaggcggagacaacaCACGTGGGTGTGACATTCTCTTAAGCTACATCGGTTGAAGTCAATGAACGATCTTTTAGCcgttttagtaatattttgagACGTAATAGGCAACAttgatcatttaaaataaattaatattattcaatgcaACACATCTCATTTGAGTGAACAATTAATAGGAATAAGAATAGTTTGagtgttagtatttttttttaaaaatacgttttgaCTTGAACATGATAATACCACGTTTTACTTTGACGTTAAATATGGCAATATCACGTTATGTATTgaacatcagttttaaaaacgtttttattcacaaaagtaaTCGATACAATTTAATTCTAACTGCAAAATCAAATTCCTCGCATTTTTTCCCATAAAAATCGATGTTTAActcgatttttgaaattttggcaATACTACGTTTTGCATTTTCACCcttcaattttgatattgtatgatattaatagatattattgattccaaatttccaattcataaaatatacattttgtatttttgttttaaatcaaatgcaAAGGAACAATAtgcaaatcaaacaatttaatttccatactataaaagtattccgaatacagtattccgaatacaacaCAAAATACTTTTGGAAATAGTATTCTAAAAGTATTTGGTACTTAAATAGTATTTCGGAACAGTATTCTGAATACTATATTTGGAATACTACCCAAGACTGCTATTAGATTTCATTTAAAACCGATGTTATAGTTACAAAGGTTGACTTCGGacaatatagaaatttaaaaaaaaatgtaataaattgaaataaaaaaccccATACATTTATCTcaaatacaacataatttgtttaatattctaaaaaaataactctTTACTTTTCTATGAACATGAcaacttaaaatttattttttacttttctgtttttacttattgtgttgtcatttttttataactaacacCATCaacgacattttaaatatcattagtattataattcttatatacGAACGACCTCCTACATTGTTGATCTTTTGATCTGGGCATAGTTAATGTGTTTTTCGAAGTCATCCCACGTTTGGTAATAATTAAGACGATTTAACACTACAGTGTGAGATCCAGTATCTTAACAATTTGCACATGTACCAACTAACATAGACAAGTTAACGAGTTAGATTACCGAAAACCGcagtaaaatatttctatttgttGTTGGCTACAGTAGTCAATGGAGTTCtgtaatttcaaaatacaaaaatataatattttgtatttaccttCATAACATGTACTATGACACCATTATTTTGTATGGAggttatattagatattaacgTGGAGTAtcagttttcaacttttatattaaacgtgtattatacaattataagatAACTAAAAAACACGGTGTTGTCCGAATTCACCCCACATGTCCGAAGTCATCCTTTTTACGGTAGTCATTAGTACAAGAATCTTTGGTTCAGACATTTTTAAGTGGGCCCTTCTGCGGacaaagtctgcgcacgcctgtGATGATAAAGTCAGCTCACAGTAATTATAGGTACACCAAATTTCCGTTTATAGGCTGATTTGAGAGCTTAAAGTATATAGCCCATAATACATATAGCAATATATCCATGATActgttggtacctacctaaaaactaaaaaatgtttcgGTACAAAATCGAGTGTAGGTACACCTCTGAATGACGACTGAATGACAAAATAAAGTGGACATATCCATTCCATCGTATTTAAAgtgaacaaaaaattaaaatacattattgtagGGCAAAGAAGTTTCTATTCTAAAAACGATTTCTTTTATTGGATTTTTAGTCGTAACTATAAGTCtacataaatgttataatataaatattataataaaggtattTGTCTTAGAAAAATCAATAGAAATACGACCAgtacagtggcgtacgcaggatttttcaaaGGTTGGGGGGGAGAGTGGGGGcttgtagaaaaaatgctcaGATCATTTATTTTCCGGAGGTTTTTGGAAGAAAATTGgtagtttatttgttataagcaAGAATTTGAAATTAGGTTGAGCgtagtaggtataacattttgCAGGGCACCACACCACTCCGTTAacctaaactttaaatactaaatatctcATAAACTACATAAACACGTCCAAGGTTAAATTCTTATTTATCGAagtactcaaaaaaatattttttctcattgGAATaaggaattttaatattatattattatattataatatatgttaacattaatcactattatatactaatatgtatatatatttctacaatatgaatttactttttaaatcaatacataggtacttcttaaatataatattatagtcagtattatgtattaaaaacatacaaacattttataaaagataaaacaagGTATAATTCAGAAAAGTATTTCTGGATAATAGTCGTAAGtcgttagatattataataaaatgcgtattattaaatcaaatgaGTGCTCGACAAATTGTACCAACATGTTGACTTGTTGACTTTGATCTTGAAAACAAAGAGAAAAGACTAGCATATTGTGTTTTACACTTttctatataaaactatacactatttcatacattttaaaccttgtataatttatttttagtcactTAAACTTTAATTaccttttaataaaacaaagaatagaaaaacaattaattggttatgacacaataatatttaggtatatatatgttataactttagaaataaaaaatcatatatgcTAACAAGTTTTAAAATGAGGTGGCCTATCAATGGCTACTACTTCTGCATAATATCGTGGTACATTCGTCGACGATTCTGACATAGACCAGGTGTTGCTGTATTGGTGATGCCACAGAAGagtatctaggatttttttcaaggggggggggatatacaatttttaatagacattaagtatacacattacacatattatatttatattattataatatacatgttgaATTGTGTAGAACATTTGGTCTCCGGGGAGGGGGAGATATTACCCTCATATTCACCAGTAGATACGCCACTGGGTGATGGAGCTGTACAATTTTGCAGAATCTATTAGTATGTTCCAGACTTACATCCACCGATGACATACAATAAGCCGTATAATGCAAAAACACCtgaattagttaaaataaaatgtatattgcattaatcaatttaataaccAGTAAGGGtttacattattacctatatcaaatgatatataccaataattatatattttatgatttataaaataagttgttgatataattaaatacaattcattaacttaatgttaaattaacttaacatcatattgtgtacattaaatatttaaatatgtataagacAAACACTCATCCATTCAATCAATAAATAACTTACCTAATCGAAGACCTTTTAACgacaacttattattaatttaatgaacttttttgaactattatttttagtgtaagAGGGTGGCATGGATATGTCCTAACGTGTTGAAGGGCCTTGCACACGGGTGTGGGGCGAACCGGTTGACGGGTGGTTTGTGGTTAGACACTGGCAACATTGGTCGATGGAcgaagattttttaattttgtttattatggcCTATAttacgattaaaaataataattcgtcgGCTTACTGCCTAAACtcattaactacaaaattaaatttttttttttaaagcgcTCCTAGTGTATACATTTGAGCTCTATAATTTGTGTGGAGGTACTAAACATCGACATCTATATATAAACCTTGTTTTTCTTtgctttttcaatatttattattattgtattgttttattgtaagaTGTAAGAATTCGTTAAACCATTAATGTGATCGATTAGTgtgatataaaacaataagaaaattataagatGCTTTTGTATcataggaaaaaatataaacaaaacctTAGAGaaacttttaactatttaaaacaccatttatcaacaatttcatttttagcGATAATGAGATATGGTAAGAAGCCGACGAGTATAACTTTATTTGTGGGGTATATCAAAGCATCGCAACAAGACATTCGTCGGAATAATCTCTTCGTCCGGCTCCACAATGAGCGGCGTCGTCTAGGACTAACCGTGATTACCGCCAGCTCCATTTCTTCATCACTACAACCACAGCTGGTTACCGAATCTTCAATAAATTCAGCAGGTTCTGCTTGAGGGGTTGTTTGAGGGAGTGCACCTTGTAAGTTGAGATGGGTGGATGGATTCTGATTAATAGTTAGATGTGAATTAAGCGTCTCGTGTGGCCAACAATCCTCAAAATGTGTTTCTGATGTAAAATATTTCTCGATATTATCAAGACTGGCCACTGTGCAAGAGTCACCAGCAAACAATTCATCTCTGATATCCTGCATTTTACAACGGAACTTGAGATTGGTAGAAGAATTCTGATTAATAGGGAGATGTGAATTAAGTGTCTCATGTGGCCAATAATCCTCAAAATGTGTTTCTGGTGGAAAATATTTCTTGATATTATCAAGACTGACCACCCTGCAAGAGTTACCAGCAAACAATTCATCTCTGATACCTTGAATTTTCCAACAGAACTTGAGATAGGCCAAGTtccaattttctatttttatagctCGACGTATTAGGGTTTCAATATAGATGTTAAATTCCTTTTTAAAGTAGAATAGTGGTACATATTTTTGGTtatctataatacaatatggaaCAATGGATTCaaagttattaatttgtataaaaccaCATTTTTCTtcgtgaccttttttttttttgcacagtaatctattataacatacatttatgaATGTATAAAATTCATGAACATCTTTTAAACTGACAATATAATCTTCTCCTGCTAAGAACCTCTCTTTCCCAaacgaaaaattattatgtttttgattaaTGACATTTAGTATAAGTCTTGCTTCATCATCACTGATATAGTTCCATCCCAGTGTCGACGAGCATATATACATAtctaaatgtacatattttaaatagatattaagGAGCTGAGTTACAGAAGGCGTAGAAGGTACAAGTTCAACTATTGCTTTCCAAAATAATCTACCTAGATTGTACAAaagaacatacaattttataaagtattttcatAGGcaatttcaaaacataaattaattccCGATTACTtaccatttatattttcatcatgACATTTTTTCACTGTATCCTTTCTGAAATCCATTTCCGCTAAAAaccaataaaccatattatattatgtctaaatattatttagaaaatatcaaaatacaaagAGACCAAAatcctatatgtattatgtaattttttcatgagtttctgaaattaaattttgactaaattcatcaacatttttaccagtaaattaacaattttgttttaattcaaaaattatgataatagctCACATTAAGCGCTGGGCCTAAGGCCTGAACCCATTCTTTAATAAACAACTCAAAAggattttcatcatttttaaaaacttcacGACGAAGTCCTGTTTGggcaaaattgtattcatacaTAGGTTAGGTATAGGATCAAACatcatcttataataatattgaaaaaaccaCCGAAAGCGAAAATAGGGTACCTGAATTGCCTATCTAATACGCCGTGCTAACATAATtctattattgaaatttgtaatattgaGCAGCGTTAGGGTTAGGTatcaaaattagtaattacgtgTATCGGTGTATCAAcgatacaattgtatcttgaATCGTGATACATAGTTTTAAAGTATCAGGTATCATGTATCTTATTTTGACAAAAGATACAAGATTATCCCAACAAACACAACCCGCCAAACTCCGTGTAAACAAcggtaagtacaaaaaaaaactgctctaaaagttgtgatatcattttataactaagtcatatgatttatgttaaaatagtctgTTAAATAATTGAACTGATCTTGGTGACTTTAAAACACTTGattagtaatacactaatacactatttacatatataaatactaatacatatatacacgaATACACTTGAAATCAGACGGCCTTCGttgcaaaacattttaatatcgaTTGCGATtcaaaaattaagtaggtacacttgatttttgataatttacatcAGCCACGTAATGGTCACTAATGGAGGATAAATTgctaaattcataaaatatcggAGTGGATAATTTTCGCGGGCGCGAGGACGACGACGATAATGAATTTAGATTCGTTTGAATAGTATGTTGAGTAAAATAAAGAGTTTGAccacaaatttttaaaaaggatGTGAATTAAACCGGAAACGTTAaagtaatattgaaaaaaaaaccatgcgctactatataattatactaatattatattatattaggtgttATACACATTcatcagtaggtaggtatttaacaaCTGATAATTCCAGTACCTATACTCTAAGTATTGCAGACTGTTAAGATTTAAGATCCTTCACAgcttattataatgataaaatggtTCTAATGTCCTACACTCGACAGACGGCAGTTCGACAAACTTATATCcatgtagtatattttataaccaatgATAAAACTTATtaccatgtataaaatattacgtaccaatattgaaatgtaatttcACACATATGTATTGACATTCAGTTATTTTAATAGCACTACTACATAACATCATGTTAAggacataaaattaaatatatatatctaacaaCAAGAACGGTGAGAAAATGAGTAAGCAAATTTTTCATCACACATGAAAATGTACCGGAAATTCTTTTGAAAagtagatataaattaataaattcaaaaaatattcaaaacattttttttcattgattaacCCGTGGCAACATAGGCTATTGGGTAGTTTTtcaactgtgggggagggtgcTGTATGTTGGGTTAACATGTGTGTTAAGTTTTGGCCGAACTTCGGATTGGGCATCCGTAGGTTTCTACCATGCCCATTGCCCAAATGGCGGCCTCTCTCTAGACGGTTGCCTGCCCAGAGGGAGGAGCCGTCCATGGTAGAGATTTGAACCGGCGACGGTCCACGTCAGAACCGACGCCGTAGTCCACTCACCGCTCGGCTACTCCGTCCccatcaaacaatattattattgaataaaatatgcatttattatttcgctgttaattttacaaacattaaaaaaacccACCAAGCTAatgaatgttttgaaaataatatatttattataatattttcatttagtttttattgtttttaatttattggattaattaaataaaatgaatttattatttttttcttttggtgttATTCGTAACTGCTTATAATAgtcatttatacctatatactaagtactaacattaacttataagttataatataaaaactcgttataaaataaaaaaatatatatacaaacattaatttttctaaataaatcttATCTATTCTTCAATTTCTTAACCGATCTATTCCGCTAAAAATGTTGACCCGCGATGCCAAAGCGTATATCAATTTTGGCCCGCCGTAAAAAAAGGTTGGAGACCCttgatctatattattataatttttaaattttatctttttatgcAGAGGCCAacctattattttctaaaaatctaaAGGCATTTGtagtaaaaacatatattttatacaaaaattaagtttttatttttataacatttttacaacctattatttatttattattattaaaacatatataacttcttacaatttttgatatcgatgtcttatactcttatagcCATTTATACAGTatgattaaaatagtaaaaataaatctctCTCTTTTATTTAGGGTGAAGAAGAACAAGCGGGTCGGAAAGAAAAATTGACACATTCTTTAGTaagaagttaataattttagttaataatttactttgattattttttaattgtgttcTAGATCCACGCCTGCCCACCCCGCAACCTTTCCgtagttttaaacatttagctATATAGTTAGAGAtgggcaaaatattttgaatatcgatgttcaatataggtacaatataaaatttaattattttttaagagttCTATCACGGGTAAAACAATTtgcatattaagtttatattttttctcataGATTTACATGGACCTTACATGTTAGTATGCGTACTACCtatgtttcaaattaattattttttttaaaaaaaaggcacaatatgaaaaaaacatcGATATTCTTTTCGATACATCGAAGACTTTAGTCTTGTGTATCGAACGAAAACtttgatgtttttaaaacaataaaacatcgATGTCCACCCACCTCTAGTTATAGTTACAGGTACGTTCTTATTGCGCGGCGAGTATAGGCCACCTGTTGTCTAGACGGCGGACGTACGTTACGTGCTTACCGGTGACAGCATAATATGATAGCACAGAATAATTTATTCGATGATCTGTAGTGTGCACATGAAAAACTGATGCgtattaagataaaattatcaactgactgaaaaaacgaataaataaaaacgcaGTTTGCTGTAACGATAAATGTTAGTAAttctatattatgcatgtatttttgcatgattttttttccataatattagtGGTCAAACGCTTCGTTTTACTCAACATTCTATTCAAACTGGTCTAACTTCCCTACTATTGTCGTGCCAGTTCcgagattttataaatttgacgATTGTTCCTccattagtaaattattaaaaattatgtataccagttaaatacctaggtatatacctctataatactatacctatatactttatgAACCACAAtcgatattaaaatgttttgtaatgaAAGATGtccaattttattgaatattacacTGTTCGGAAGATATTCTAGAAAATGAAGGACTATAATATTCTTTGTggaaaactaaatataaaataatttaataaataaatacaataataattcaataaggaaaataaaaaatagaatagttaacacataggtataactatacaaatttatatactttaataaagtAACTGAAAGAAAGAAAAACCAATAGGAAAAGCAGCTATTTTATATGGGAAATTTCTATGGACGTAGGAATCACagaaatatctaaatattatggaGAAATAAGTGAAATTGATTGGTAGGGGGGAGAGGGGGCAAGAGTGTGGTACTGTTGGTCTCCACctacccaattttttttaaagtagacAAATTTTAGTTTTGTACCTGTTGTTTATTGACTACCTATGAATTAAGAACAACttgatattttagtataattaaacgaaaataaaacgcaaaacgaaataatttataagttataattgttgCGGCTGGGAAAAAAGTAATGATAGTtcgtgcaataataatttacgtcgaaccttgttttaaattttaaattcttagccCTCAAAGTTGAaccttttataaattttgaactactaaattatttgtaaattttcaatttttgataaatttggtcaaaatttgaactttaaatgcttgtaaagaAAACtgtgaatatgtatttttaatattttcaaatgctattgtaataaataatcaggagccttgtactaaattttcatgctttttggctcaacaaataaaattgtattgatatttgtagaaataaaactaaaaaaattaaaatttgaaattgtttggtaatagctcaaaaagagttaaaatattttcaaaataacatggtgtatagaaaatgaaaatacaaacattcagtgaaattttcatgtatctctagttattagtttttgaattacaacaaaataataaaatcgtgtaaatatccaatgttgtaaaaatatgaacttcaaacgctcata
It contains:
- the LOC100569235 gene encoding uncharacterized protein LOC100569235 — protein: MDFRKDTVKKCHDENINGRLFWKAIVELVPSTPSVTQLLNIYLKYVHLDMYICSSTLGWNYISDDEARLILNVINQKHNNFSFGKERFLAGEDYIVSLKDVHEFYTFINVCYNRLLCKKKKGHEEKCGFIQINNFESIVPYCIIDNQKYVPLFYFKKEFNIYIETLIRRAIKIENWNLAYLKFCWKIQGIRDELFAGNSCRVVSLDNIKKYFPPETHFEDYWPHETLNSHLPINQNSSTNLKFRCKMQDIRDELFAGDSCTVASLDNIEKYFTSETHFEDCWPHETLNSHLTINQNPSTHLNLQGALPQTTPQAEPAEFIEDSVTSCGCSDEEMELAVITVFLHYTAYCMSSVDVSLEHTNRFCKIVQLHHPVAYLLVNMRVISPPPRRPNVLHNSTCIL